In one Bordetella pertussis 18323 genomic region, the following are encoded:
- a CDS encoding ABC transporter ATP-binding protein translates to MSDIRYSAQHSADPDEFVKVSDVVKIFGDVVAVQSVNLSVRRNEIFALLGSSGSGKSTLLRMLAGFEDATSGQILLDGEDITNVPPYRRPVNMMFQSYALFPHMTVEANVAFGLKQEGVDRAEIHDRVFEALDLVQMAGYARRKPHQLSGGQQQRVALARSLVKRPKLLLLDEPMSALDKQIRQKTQIELVKILQQVGVTCIMVTHDQEEAMTMAHRLAVMTEGQIVQCGTPQDVYEFPNSRFVAGFIGSTNLFSGTIVVDEPDHVAIESGELTRPLYVSHGVSEPLGMEVHVSIRPERLVVLREQPEAEHNWAHGMVTHMAWMGSYGLYQIRLDSGKIVEASVPSLQLARQDAPGIDEEVFVSWDADSATVFSS, encoded by the coding sequence ATGAGCGACATCCGCTATTCGGCGCAGCATTCTGCCGATCCGGACGAATTCGTCAAGGTCTCCGACGTCGTCAAGATTTTCGGCGACGTGGTGGCCGTGCAGTCGGTCAACCTGTCCGTACGGCGCAACGAGATCTTCGCGCTGCTGGGCAGCTCTGGCAGCGGCAAGTCGACGCTGCTGCGCATGCTGGCCGGCTTCGAGGACGCCACCTCGGGGCAGATCCTGCTCGACGGCGAGGACATCACCAATGTGCCGCCGTACCGCCGGCCGGTGAACATGATGTTCCAGTCGTACGCGCTGTTTCCGCACATGACGGTCGAGGCCAACGTGGCCTTCGGCCTGAAGCAGGAAGGGGTGGACCGCGCCGAGATCCATGACCGCGTGTTCGAGGCGCTGGACCTGGTCCAGATGGCCGGCTACGCGCGCCGCAAGCCGCACCAGCTGTCCGGCGGGCAGCAGCAGCGCGTGGCGCTGGCGCGCAGCCTGGTCAAGCGGCCCAAGCTGCTGTTGCTCGACGAGCCGATGTCGGCGCTGGACAAGCAGATCCGCCAGAAAACGCAGATCGAGCTGGTCAAGATCCTGCAGCAGGTCGGCGTGACCTGCATCATGGTGACGCACGACCAGGAAGAGGCCATGACCATGGCGCACCGCCTGGCCGTCATGACCGAAGGCCAGATCGTGCAGTGCGGCACCCCGCAGGACGTCTACGAGTTTCCGAATTCGCGTTTCGTGGCGGGCTTCATCGGCTCGACCAACCTGTTCTCGGGCACCATCGTGGTCGACGAGCCCGACCATGTCGCCATCGAGTCGGGCGAGCTGACCCGGCCGCTGTACGTCAGCCACGGCGTAAGCGAGCCGCTGGGCATGGAAGTGCACGTATCGATCCGGCCCGAGCGGCTGGTGGTCCTGCGCGAGCAGCCCGAGGCCGAGCACAACTGGGCGCATGGCATGGTCACCCACATGGCCTGGATGGGCAGCTACGGCCTCTACCAGATCCGCCTGGACTCGGGCAAGATCGTCGAGGCCAGCGTCCCCAGCCTGCAACTGGCGCGCCAGGACGCGCCCGGCATCGACGAGGAGGTCTTCGTCAGCTGGGATGCCGATAGCGCGACGGTGTTCTCGTCATGA
- a CDS encoding TRAP transporter substrate-binding protein, translating into MRKSWLAAATLAACTVAASLPAAAQTTLKMAYALSTSSHYGAGAEAFAKSIEGASGGKYKVQQFANSALGGEREVIEGLQIGTIDLAIVSTGATLNFVPETGVFDIPFLLRDLPHARAVLDSKIGQDMLAKFPDRGIIALAWGEQGFRHLTNNVRPVKTPADAKGLKIRTTENPIHITAFRQIGILPTPMAWPEVATALQQGIIDGQENPLSVITSAKLSQLQKYLSLTGHVYGPALVLMSANVYNGLSDAEKASFKAAGKDSAQAMRAYVDNIEQTGVEQLKKEGMEVSEVDRAAFAAAVEPAYAEYYKKFDKQLIQSIRDTK; encoded by the coding sequence ATGCGCAAGTCCTGGCTTGCGGCCGCGACGCTGGCCGCCTGCACCGTTGCCGCCTCCCTGCCCGCCGCGGCCCAGACCACCCTGAAAATGGCCTATGCCCTGTCGACCTCGTCGCATTACGGCGCGGGGGCCGAGGCTTTCGCCAAATCCATCGAAGGCGCCTCGGGCGGCAAGTACAAGGTACAGCAATTCGCCAACAGCGCCCTGGGCGGCGAACGTGAGGTTATCGAGGGCCTGCAGATCGGCACCATAGACCTGGCCATCGTCTCGACCGGCGCCACGCTCAATTTCGTGCCCGAGACCGGCGTGTTCGACATCCCGTTCCTGCTGCGCGACCTGCCGCACGCCCGCGCGGTGCTCGACAGCAAGATAGGCCAGGATATGCTGGCGAAGTTCCCCGACCGGGGCATCATCGCCCTGGCCTGGGGCGAACAGGGCTTTCGCCACCTGACCAACAACGTGCGCCCGGTCAAGACGCCGGCCGACGCCAAGGGCCTGAAGATCCGCACCACCGAGAACCCCATCCACATCACGGCATTCCGCCAGATCGGGATCCTGCCCACGCCGATGGCCTGGCCCGAAGTCGCCACCGCCTTGCAGCAGGGTATCATCGACGGCCAGGAGAACCCGCTCTCGGTCATCACCTCGGCCAAGCTGTCGCAGCTGCAGAAGTACCTGTCGCTGACCGGCCATGTATATGGCCCGGCCCTGGTGCTGATGTCCGCCAACGTCTACAACGGCCTGTCGGACGCCGAAAAAGCCAGCTTCAAGGCGGCCGGCAAGGACTCGGCGCAGGCCATGCGCGCCTACGTCGACAACATCGAGCAGACCGGCGTGGAGCAATTGAAGAAGGAAGGCATGGAGGTCAGCGAGGTCGATCGCGCCGCGTTCGCCGCCGCGGTCGAGCCGGCCTACGCCGAGTACTACAAGAAGTTCGACAAACAGCTTATCCAGTCCATTCGCGACACCAAGTAA
- a CDS encoding ABC transporter permease, translating into MMDFPDARSPARQGWLPTLRLGLRMMMRDARAGELRLLVLALVVAVAAVTSVGFLADRVGRALERDAGQMLGADLVLEADEPVPAEFAQRARQAGLSVSSTLQFPSMASANGNAQLASLKAVEPGYPLRGSLRVAEAPFAQDAPTRDVPALGAVWVDAQLLTLLGVQVGDTLGLGDARLRIERVITYEPDRGMQFVNVAPRVMLRTADLPATGLVAPGSRIGYALLAAGQPDAVAAYGQWLGQHLQRGQKLATLESGRPEVRRTLDRAQRFLALVALLAVLISAVAVALAAGRFMQRHRDGIAVMRCLGAVQAQVTRMLVLEFALVGLAASAVGCLLGYAVHQGLVLALGQLIDTSLPAPSAIPAAQGVLTGLLMLLGFALPSLAQLRHVPPARVLRRDADRLRARGAGGYALGAVGLGLLIWWFAGDARLGAVVAGGFLGAFAVFALVAWLAVQALARLRRAAAGLPALRFALAGVVRRRAATITQVCALAIGLMALLLLTMTRTDLIAGWQRTLPPDAPNRFLINVQPDQRDAVMQRLADAGLGQVHLWPMVRGRLVSVNGRPVGPDDFDEPRAKRLVDREFNLSYGDTLPESNRVEQGRWLRPDAAEVSLESGLARSLKLAVGDKLGFDIAGQQVEVVVSGTRRVDWDSMRVNFFAILSPQALADAPQSWITSFHLPPAKAAVLRDLVQAFPNLTVFDVGAILGQLQTVLDEVVKAVQLLFLFTLAAGVLVLAAALTATRDERVREAAVLRALGATRRQLARAQRLELLAVGGLAGLLAAGGATAVAWVLSTQVFDFAISLQWWPWLAGALAGMLGAWAGGALALRGVLRTPPLVTLREA; encoded by the coding sequence ATGATGGATTTCCCTGATGCCCGCAGCCCCGCCCGCCAGGGCTGGTTGCCGACCCTGCGCCTGGGTTTGCGCATGATGATGCGCGACGCGCGCGCCGGCGAGCTGCGCCTGCTGGTGCTGGCGCTGGTGGTGGCGGTGGCCGCCGTCACCAGCGTGGGCTTCCTGGCCGACCGGGTCGGCCGGGCGCTGGAGCGCGATGCGGGCCAGATGCTGGGCGCCGACCTGGTGCTGGAGGCCGATGAGCCGGTGCCGGCCGAGTTCGCGCAGCGGGCGCGCCAGGCGGGGCTGTCGGTTTCCAGTACCTTGCAGTTCCCGTCCATGGCCAGCGCCAACGGCAATGCCCAGCTGGCCTCCCTGAAGGCCGTCGAGCCGGGCTATCCGCTGCGCGGCAGCCTGCGGGTGGCCGAGGCGCCCTTTGCCCAGGACGCGCCCACCCGCGATGTGCCGGCGCTGGGCGCCGTCTGGGTCGACGCCCAGCTGCTGACGCTGCTGGGCGTGCAGGTGGGCGACACGCTGGGCCTGGGCGATGCCCGGCTGCGCATCGAGCGCGTCATCACCTACGAGCCCGATCGCGGCATGCAGTTCGTCAATGTGGCGCCGCGCGTCATGCTGCGCACCGCCGACCTGCCCGCCACCGGACTGGTGGCGCCGGGCAGCCGCATCGGCTATGCCCTGCTGGCGGCCGGGCAGCCCGACGCCGTGGCCGCCTACGGGCAATGGCTGGGCCAGCATCTGCAGCGTGGCCAGAAACTGGCCACGCTCGAGTCGGGCCGGCCGGAGGTGCGGCGCACCCTGGACCGGGCGCAGCGCTTCCTGGCGCTGGTGGCGCTGCTGGCGGTGCTGATTTCGGCGGTGGCCGTGGCGCTGGCGGCCGGCCGCTTCATGCAGCGGCATCGCGACGGCATCGCCGTCATGCGCTGCCTGGGCGCGGTGCAGGCGCAGGTGACGCGCATGCTGGTGCTGGAATTCGCGCTGGTGGGGCTGGCGGCCTCGGCCGTCGGCTGCTTGCTGGGCTATGCGGTGCATCAGGGGTTGGTGCTGGCGCTGGGCCAGCTGATCGACACCAGCCTGCCGGCGCCGTCGGCGATCCCGGCGGCCCAGGGCGTGCTGACCGGTCTGCTGATGCTGCTGGGTTTCGCGCTGCCGTCGCTGGCGCAGCTGCGCCACGTGCCGCCGGCCAGGGTGCTGCGGCGCGACGCCGATCGCCTGCGCGCGCGTGGCGCGGGCGGCTATGCCTTGGGGGCCGTCGGCCTGGGTTTGCTCATCTGGTGGTTTGCCGGCGACGCGCGCCTGGGCGCGGTGGTGGCCGGCGGTTTCCTGGGAGCCTTCGCCGTGTTCGCGCTGGTGGCCTGGCTGGCCGTGCAGGCGCTGGCGCGGCTGCGCCGCGCCGCGGCCGGCCTGCCGGCCTTGCGCTTTGCGCTGGCCGGCGTGGTGCGGCGCCGGGCGGCCACCATCACGCAGGTGTGCGCGCTGGCAATCGGCCTGATGGCCCTGTTGCTGCTGACCATGACGCGCACCGACCTGATCGCCGGCTGGCAGCGCACGTTGCCTCCCGACGCGCCCAACCGTTTCCTGATCAATGTGCAACCCGACCAGCGCGACGCCGTCATGCAGCGGCTGGCCGACGCCGGCCTGGGCCAGGTCCATCTGTGGCCGATGGTGCGCGGCCGCCTGGTCAGCGTCAACGGCCGGCCGGTCGGTCCGGACGATTTCGACGAGCCGCGCGCCAAGCGGCTGGTGGATCGCGAATTCAACCTGTCCTATGGCGATACGCTGCCCGAGTCGAACCGGGTGGAGCAGGGGCGCTGGCTGCGCCCCGACGCGGCCGAGGTGTCGCTGGAGTCCGGGCTGGCCCGCTCGCTGAAGCTGGCGGTGGGCGACAAGCTGGGATTCGACATCGCCGGACAGCAGGTCGAGGTCGTGGTCAGCGGCACCCGCCGGGTCGACTGGGATTCGATGCGCGTGAACTTCTTCGCCATCCTCTCGCCGCAGGCGCTGGCCGACGCGCCGCAGAGCTGGATCACCTCGTTCCACCTGCCGCCCGCCAAGGCCGCCGTGCTGCGCGACCTGGTGCAGGCCTTTCCCAACCTGACCGTGTTCGACGTGGGGGCGATCCTCGGGCAATTGCAGACCGTGCTGGACGAAGTGGTCAAGGCCGTGCAGCTGTTGTTCTTGTTTACACTGGCGGCCGGCGTGCTGGTGCTGGCGGCCGCGCTGACGGCCACCCGCGACGAACGCGTGCGCGAGGCCGCGGTGCTGCGCGCGCTGGGCGCGACCCGCCGCCAACTGGCCCGCGCGCAGCGCCTGGAACTGCTGGCGGTGGGTGGCCTGGCGGGCCTGCTGGCCGCCGGCGGCGCCACCGCCGTGGCCTGGGTGCTGTCGACCCAGGTATTCGATTTCGCCATCAGCCTGCAGTGGTGGCCCTGGCTGGCCGGCGCACTGGCCGGCATGCTGGGGGCGTGGGCTGGCGGCGCCCTGGCTTTGCGGGGCGTGCTGCGCACGCCGCCGCTGGTTACTTTGCGAGAAGCGTAA
- a CDS encoding polyamine ABC transporter substrate-binding protein: MKFSARLRCVLGGAVLAVAMSPAVAQDKVVNVYNWAEYTAPDTIPGFEKETGIKVRYDVYDNNDTLQAKLLTGKSGYDVVVPSTHYASRQIEGGLYQKLDKSKIPNWKNLDPDVMALVATIDPGNQYVIPWGYGTNGLGYNVTKVRQIMGEGVDLANWDMLFKPENAAKLKECGISMLDEAAQVFPAVLKYLGKDPNSANTDDYKEALALLKQIRPYIRQFSSSGYIDELAVGDLCMVYGFSGDVMIARRRAQEARKLYEINYFIPKGGAPAWFDVMAIPKDAPHPEEAHAFINYIETPQVHAAITNTMFYPNANKAAREFVVKDVADNPMIYPPADMSKTLYVIKAQPLNVQRLQTRMWAELKSGR; encoded by the coding sequence ATGAAATTCTCGGCACGGTTGCGCTGCGTATTGGGCGGCGCAGTGCTGGCGGTGGCGATGTCGCCGGCAGTGGCGCAAGACAAGGTCGTCAACGTCTACAACTGGGCCGAATATACGGCGCCCGACACCATCCCCGGTTTCGAGAAGGAAACCGGCATCAAGGTGCGTTATGACGTCTATGACAACAACGATACCCTGCAGGCCAAACTGCTGACGGGCAAGTCGGGCTACGACGTGGTCGTGCCCTCGACCCACTATGCGTCGCGCCAGATCGAGGGCGGGCTGTACCAGAAGCTGGACAAGTCCAAGATCCCCAACTGGAAGAATCTCGACCCCGACGTCATGGCGCTGGTCGCCACCATCGACCCGGGCAACCAGTACGTGATCCCGTGGGGCTACGGCACCAACGGGCTGGGCTACAACGTCACCAAGGTCAGGCAGATCATGGGCGAGGGCGTGGACCTGGCCAATTGGGACATGCTGTTCAAGCCCGAGAACGCCGCCAAGCTGAAGGAGTGCGGCATCTCCATGCTGGACGAGGCCGCGCAGGTGTTCCCGGCGGTGCTCAAATACCTGGGCAAGGATCCCAACAGCGCCAACACGGACGACTACAAGGAAGCCCTGGCCCTGCTCAAGCAGATCCGGCCCTATATCCGTCAGTTCAGCTCGTCGGGCTATATCGACGAGCTGGCGGTGGGCGACCTGTGCATGGTCTACGGCTTTTCGGGCGACGTGATGATCGCGCGCCGCCGGGCCCAGGAGGCCAGGAAGCTGTACGAGATCAATTACTTCATCCCGAAGGGCGGCGCGCCCGCCTGGTTCGACGTGATGGCCATTCCCAAGGACGCCCCGCATCCCGAGGAGGCGCACGCCTTCATCAACTATATCGAGACGCCGCAGGTGCACGCGGCCATCACCAACACCATGTTCTATCCCAACGCCAACAAGGCGGCGCGCGAGTTCGTGGTCAAGGACGTGGCCGACAACCCGATGATCTACCCGCCCGCCGACATGTCCAAGACCCTGTACGTGATCAAGGCCCAGCCGCTGAACGTGCAGCGCCTGCAGACGCGCATGTGGGCCGAACTGAAGTCCGGACGCTGA
- a CDS encoding 3-deoxy-D-manno-octulosonic acid kinase, with protein MPADTRARTERLAWREAPAGAMLYDAARIEAPGPALFDPSSYGAAAQPVAAGGRQAAWFVATPGWQGVLRGYRCGGLAARVSRDAYVWQGEARTRGLREYRLLAHMREQGLAVPAPLAAGYWRYGLTYRAAILVERIPAARPLASLLDEPAWEAVARAIAAMHRAGVWHADLNAFNILLDPGGLAWLIDFDRGTAGGVSERGRQGNLARLRRSLVKVGGERGQDFWQRLEPAYRAAWARGTARA; from the coding sequence GTGCCGGCTGATACCCGGGCGCGCACCGAACGCCTGGCCTGGCGCGAGGCGCCGGCCGGCGCCATGCTGTACGACGCGGCGCGTATCGAGGCGCCCGGGCCGGCGCTGTTCGATCCGTCCAGCTATGGCGCGGCCGCGCAGCCGGTGGCGGCGGGCGGCAGGCAGGCGGCGTGGTTCGTCGCCACGCCCGGCTGGCAGGGTGTGCTGCGCGGCTACCGGTGCGGCGGCCTGGCGGCGCGCGTCAGCCGCGATGCCTATGTGTGGCAAGGCGAGGCGCGTACCCGCGGCCTGCGCGAGTACCGCCTGCTGGCGCACATGCGCGAGCAGGGCCTGGCCGTGCCGGCGCCGCTGGCGGCCGGCTACTGGCGCTACGGCCTGACGTACCGGGCGGCGATCCTGGTCGAGCGCATCCCGGCGGCCCGGCCGCTGGCCAGCCTGCTCGACGAGCCCGCCTGGGAGGCGGTGGCGCGCGCCATCGCGGCCATGCACCGGGCGGGCGTCTGGCATGCCGACCTGAACGCCTTCAATATCCTGCTGGACCCGGGCGGGCTGGCATGGCTGATCGATTTCGACCGGGGCACGGCCGGCGGCGTGTCCGAGCGGGGGCGCCAGGGCAACCTGGCGCGCCTGCGCCGTTCCCTCGTCAAGGTCGGCGGCGAGCGGGGGCAGGACTTCTGGCAGAGGCTGGAGCCGGCCTACCGGGCCGCCTGGGCGCGCGGGACCGCAAGGGCATGA
- a CDS encoding IS481-like element IS481 family transposase, whose product MNTHKHARLTFLRRLEMVQQLIAHQVCVSEAARAYGVTAPTVRKWLGRFLAQGQAGLADASSRPTVSPRAIAPAKALAIVELRRKRLTQARIAQALGVSASTVSRVLARAGLSHLADLEPAEPVVRYEHQAPGDLLHIDIKKLGRIQRPGHRVTGNRRDTVEGAGWDFVFVAIDDHARVAFTDIHPDERFPSAVQFLKDAVAYYQRLGVTIQRLLTDNGSAFRSRAFAALCHELGIKHRFTRPYRPQTNGKAERFIQSALREWAYAHTYQNSQHRADAMKSWLHHYNWHRPHQGIGRAVPISRLNLDEYNLLTVHS is encoded by the coding sequence ATGAACACCCATAAGCATGCCCGATTGACCTTCCTACGTCGACTCGAAATGGTCCAGCAATTGATCGCCCATCAAGTTTGTGTGTCTGAAGCGGCCCGCGCCTATGGGGTCACCGCGCCGACTGTGCGCAAATGGCTGGGCCGCTTCCTGGCTCAGGGCCAGGCGGGCTTGGCCGATGCGTCCTCGCGCCCGACGGTCTCGCCCCGAGCGATTGCGCCGGCCAAGGCGCTGGCTATCGTGGAGCTGCGCCGCAAGCGGCTGACCCAAGCGCGCATCGCCCAGGCGCTGGGCGTGTCAGCCAGCACCGTCAGCCGCGTCCTGGCCCGCGCCGGTCTGTCGCACCTGGCCGACCTGGAGCCGGCCGAGCCGGTGGTGCGCTACGAGCATCAGGCCCCCGGCGATCTGCTGCACATCGACATCAAGAAGCTGGGACGTATCCAGCGCCCTGGCCACCGGGTCACGGGCAACCGACGCGATACCGTTGAGGGGGCCGGCTGGGACTTCGTCTTCGTGGCCATCGATGACCACGCCCGCGTGGCCTTCACCGACATCCACCCCGACGAGCGCTTCCCCAGCGCCGTCCAGTTCCTCAAGGACGCAGTGGCCTACTACCAGCGCCTGGGCGTGACCATCCAGCGCTTGCTCACCGACAATGGCTCGGCCTTTCGCAGCCGCGCCTTCGCCGCGCTGTGCCATGAGCTGGGCATCAAGCACCGCTTTACCCGACCTTACCGCCCACAGACCAATGGCAAGGCCGAACGCTTCATCCAGTCGGCCTTGCGTGAGTGGGCTTACGCTCACACCTACCAGAACTCCCAACACCGAGCCGATGCCATGAAATCCTGGCTACACCACTACAACTGGCATCGACCCCACCAAGGCATCGGGCGCGCTGTACCCATCTCCAGACTCAACCTGGACGAATACAACCTATTGACAGTTCACAGCTAG
- the greB gene encoding transcription elongation factor GreB: MNKAFVKESDRDDEDDLPEAQALPAGTRNYMTPQGYARLRDELSHLMNVERPSVVQVVSWAASNGDRSENGDYLYGKKRLREIDRRMRFLTKRLDIAEVVDPAAQPNRDQVFFGATVLYMDRAGEERTVTIVGVDEAEPLAGKISWISPVARALTKAHEGDTVTLRTPGGVEELEILEVRYPDA; the protein is encoded by the coding sequence ATGAACAAAGCATTTGTCAAAGAATCCGACCGCGACGACGAGGACGACCTGCCCGAGGCGCAGGCGCTGCCGGCCGGCACGCGCAACTACATGACGCCGCAAGGCTACGCGCGCTTGCGCGATGAGCTGTCGCACCTGATGAACGTCGAGCGTCCTTCCGTCGTGCAGGTGGTGTCGTGGGCGGCGTCCAACGGCGACCGCTCCGAGAATGGCGATTACCTGTACGGCAAGAAGCGCCTGCGCGAAATCGACCGGCGCATGCGCTTCCTGACCAAGCGCCTGGATATCGCCGAAGTGGTGGATCCCGCCGCGCAGCCCAACCGCGATCAGGTTTTCTTCGGCGCCACCGTGCTCTACATGGACCGCGCCGGCGAAGAGCGCACCGTGACCATCGTGGGCGTGGACGAGGCCGAGCCGCTGGCCGGCAAGATCAGCTGGATTTCGCCCGTGGCGCGCGCGCTGACCAAGGCGCACGAAGGCGATACCGTGACCCTGCGCACGCCGGGCGGTGTCGAAGAACTGGAGATCCTGGAGGTGCGCTACCCGGACGCGTAG
- a CDS encoding TRAP transporter small permease, producing MRLLCTAERALFRLVSAIAQILLIAAACAAFYQVIARFILHSPADWSEVATRAQLIWTVLLGVALAFRHGAMISVELLRNTLQGAARRLLEHAIALTCIAFLAFIAWIGGQMTWRVRFQNVPSLDISISWIYLAIPVGATLAVIAVLARWLAGEQDDVPVRNDAQG from the coding sequence ATGCGACTGCTTTGCACCGCCGAGCGCGCGCTGTTCCGACTGGTTTCGGCAATTGCCCAGATCCTGCTGATTGCCGCCGCCTGCGCCGCGTTCTACCAAGTCATTGCCCGTTTCATCCTGCATTCCCCCGCGGACTGGAGCGAAGTCGCCACGCGCGCGCAGCTGATCTGGACCGTGCTGCTGGGCGTGGCGCTGGCTTTCCGGCACGGCGCCATGATCAGCGTGGAGCTGCTGCGCAACACCCTGCAAGGCGCCGCGCGCCGCCTGCTCGAGCACGCCATTGCCCTGACCTGCATCGCCTTCCTGGCGTTCATCGCCTGGATCGGCGGCCAGATGACCTGGCGCGTGCGCTTCCAGAACGTGCCCAGCCTGGACATTTCCATTTCGTGGATCTATCTGGCGATACCGGTCGGCGCCACGCTGGCGGTCATCGCCGTGCTGGCGCGCTGGCTGGCCGGCGAGCAGGACGACGTACCGGTGCGCAACGACGCGCAGGGCTGA
- a CDS encoding group II truncated hemoglobin, with the protein MTTTRVQPISEPLDTSKTVFDMLGGEPGVRELVDRFYDLMDMESDFKALRDAHGPSLEQARDKLFWFLCGYFGGPDHYIERFGHPRLRARHLPFSIGEIERDQWVACMGRAMQDQQLPAALVDRLLQAFYGTADWMRNRAG; encoded by the coding sequence ATGACGACGACCCGCGTCCAGCCGATTTCCGAGCCGCTGGACACCTCCAAGACCGTTTTCGACATGCTCGGCGGCGAGCCCGGCGTGCGCGAGCTGGTCGACCGGTTCTACGACCTGATGGACATGGAGTCCGACTTTAAGGCGCTGCGCGATGCCCATGGCCCCAGCCTGGAGCAGGCGCGCGACAAGCTGTTCTGGTTCCTGTGCGGCTACTTCGGCGGTCCGGACCACTATATCGAGCGCTTCGGCCATCCGCGCCTGCGCGCGCGGCACCTGCCGTTCTCGATCGGGGAGATCGAGCGCGACCAGTGGGTGGCGTGCATGGGCCGCGCCATGCAGGACCAGCAATTGCCCGCGGCCCTGGTCGATCGCCTGCTGCAGGCCTTCTACGGCACGGCCGACTGGATGCGCAACCGTGCCGGCTGA
- a CDS encoding 3',5'-nucleoside bisphosphate phosphatase: MNIAAPNVDLHCHSTVSDGSMPPAAVARRAHANGVDVWALTDHDEIGGVAEAAQAAAALGMRFVAGVEISVTWAGLTVHIVGLRVDPANEALVQGLRDTRAGRAARAVQIGERLAGLGMPGAYEGALPFAGNPELISRTHFARFLVEAGYCPDVQTVFNKYLGDDCPGHVPMQWASLAEAVGWIRGAGGCAVIAHPGRYKYSPMQFDALYDEFLQLGGTGIEVVTGSHTSEEARRYAEVARRHGFLASRGSDFHSPTESRVDLGRLPPLPPDLKPVWHDWF; encoded by the coding sequence ATGAACATTGCCGCGCCCAACGTCGATCTGCATTGCCACTCCACCGTGTCCGACGGCAGCATGCCGCCGGCCGCGGTGGCGCGGCGCGCGCACGCCAATGGCGTGGACGTCTGGGCGCTGACCGATCACGACGAGATCGGCGGCGTGGCCGAGGCCGCGCAGGCCGCCGCCGCATTGGGCATGCGTTTCGTCGCCGGCGTCGAGATTTCGGTGACCTGGGCGGGCCTGACGGTGCACATCGTGGGCTTGCGGGTGGATCCGGCCAACGAGGCGCTGGTGCAAGGCTTGCGCGATACGCGCGCCGGCCGCGCCGCGCGCGCGGTGCAGATCGGCGAGCGGCTGGCGGGGCTGGGCATGCCGGGCGCCTACGAGGGCGCGCTGCCGTTCGCGGGCAACCCCGAACTGATCAGCCGCACGCACTTCGCGCGCTTCCTGGTCGAGGCCGGCTATTGCCCCGATGTGCAGACGGTGTTCAACAAATACCTGGGCGACGATTGCCCGGGCCATGTGCCGATGCAATGGGCCAGCCTGGCCGAGGCCGTGGGCTGGATCCGCGGCGCGGGCGGTTGCGCCGTCATCGCGCATCCGGGACGCTACAAGTACAGCCCCATGCAGTTCGACGCGTTGTACGACGAGTTCCTGCAACTGGGCGGCACGGGTATCGAGGTCGTGACCGGCAGCCATACCTCCGAAGAGGCGCGCCGGTATGCCGAGGTGGCGCGCCGCCACGGTTTCCTGGCTTCGCGCGGCTCGGACTTCCACAGTCCCACCGAAAGCAGGGTGGACCTGGGCCGCTTGCCGCCGCTGCCGCCCGATCTCAAGCCGGTCTGGCACGACTGGTTCTGA